One genomic region from Pyxicephalus adspersus chromosome 1, UCB_Pads_2.0, whole genome shotgun sequence encodes:
- the LOC140321596 gene encoding uncharacterized protein, with translation MGKQLILLTVLLVLGQPGLAKKGHSGSQSGSHSGSHSGSHSGRHSGSHSGSHSRSSSEEDNAINNQCNISPYKRRDCGYPTISREECSKRKCCFNSSIPGVNWCFFSKLQDEEQCCVSTKERKDCGHSGISAKECYLLGCCFDSSNPKKNWCFHPKYQGCSVSHKMRKDCGYPNISSKECQSRGCCYDSSIPETIWCFYGYK, from the exons ATGGGAAAACAACTGATCCTTCTCACAGTCCTCCTCGTATTGGGACAGCCAGGTTTGGCCAAGAAAGGCCACAGTGGGAGCCAAAGTGGGAGCCACAGCGGGAGCCATAGCGGGAGCCATAGTGGGCGTCATAGTGGGAGCCACAGTGGGAGCCACAGCAGGAGCAGCAGTGAAGAAGACAATG CAATAAACAATCAATGTAACATCTCACCATATAAGAGAAGGGACTGCGGATATCCAACCATCAGCAGGGAGGAGTGCAGCAAGAGGAAATGTTGCTTTAATTCTAGCATTCCTGGCGTGAACTGGTGCTTCTTTTCCAAATTACAAG ATGAAGAGCAGTGCTGTGTGAGCACCAAAGAGCGGAAGGACTGTGGCCATTCTGGAATTAGTGCTAAGGAATGTTATTTGCTTGGTTGCTGTTTCGATTCTAGCAATCCCAAGAAGAACTGGTGCTTTCACCCAAAATACCAAG GATGCTCCGTCAGCCACAAAATGAGGAAGGATTGTGGGTATCCCAATATCAGCTCCAAGGAGTGTCAGTCAAGAGGTTGTTGTTACGACTCCAGCATTCCTGAGACCATCTGGTGTTTCTATGGATATAAGTAA